A window from Candidatus Methylomirabilota bacterium encodes these proteins:
- a CDS encoding M20 family metallopeptidase produces the protein MSDAKDSIVQAVDRLGDELEALSRRIHDHPELGYQEKQAAGWLTEFLGAKGFKVETRVGGVETAFRATIDTGEGPTIAIMCEYDALPGIGHACGHNVIAASGAGAGAALALARGVLPKGRVQVIGTPAEEGGGGKCRLIKAGVFKDVDAAMMIHGFDRTILHQDLLGIVRGTFEFTGKASHASADPWEGVNALDAVIATFNAVSMMRQQVRPDCRIHGIITNGGAAANIIPEYASAVFYVRAPRVDVMWDLYKRVEACAQGAAKATGCTLKATQNADNVYEPLKRNQTLLDLFAANMKTAGLEEGPPVLDRLGSSDVGNVSQVIPCIQPMVGIAPLGTAIHTREFEAAAVKPLARAGLLAAAKTMALTTFDLLADPARVRAAKDEFARSR, from the coding sequence ATGAGCGACGCCAAGGATTCCATCGTCCAGGCCGTGGACCGTCTCGGTGACGAGCTCGAGGCCCTGTCCCGCCGCATCCACGATCACCCCGAGCTGGGCTATCAGGAGAAGCAGGCGGCGGGCTGGCTGACCGAGTTCCTGGGCGCCAAGGGCTTCAAGGTGGAAACGCGCGTGGGCGGCGTCGAGACGGCCTTCCGCGCCACCATCGACACCGGCGAGGGCCCCACGATCGCGATCATGTGCGAGTACGACGCGCTCCCGGGCATCGGGCATGCGTGCGGGCACAACGTGATTGCCGCGTCGGGCGCCGGCGCGGGCGCCGCGCTGGCCCTCGCCCGGGGCGTGTTGCCCAAGGGGCGCGTGCAGGTCATCGGGACTCCCGCCGAGGAGGGCGGCGGCGGGAAGTGCCGCCTGATCAAGGCCGGCGTGTTCAAGGACGTGGACGCAGCCATGATGATCCACGGCTTCGACCGCACCATCCTCCACCAGGACCTCCTCGGCATCGTGCGGGGCACGTTCGAGTTCACCGGCAAGGCGTCACACGCCTCCGCCGACCCGTGGGAGGGCGTGAACGCCCTCGACGCCGTCATCGCGACCTTCAACGCGGTGTCGATGATGCGGCAGCAGGTGCGGCCGGACTGCCGCATCCACGGCATCATCACCAACGGCGGCGCCGCCGCGAACATCATCCCCGAGTACGCCTCCGCCGTCTTCTACGTCCGGGCGCCGCGTGTCGACGTGATGTGGGACCTCTACAAGCGCGTGGAGGCGTGCGCGCAAGGCGCAGCCAAGGCCACCGGCTGCACGCTCAAGGCCACCCAGAACGCCGACAACGTGTACGAGCCTCTCAAGCGCAACCAGACCCTCCTCGACCTCTTCGCCGCCAACATGAAGACGGCCGGGCTCGAGGAAGGCCCGCCCGTGCTCGACCGTCTCGGCTCGTCCGACGTCGGCAACGTGAGCCAGGTGATCCCGTGCATCCAGCCCATGGTGGGCATCGCGCCGCTCGGCACCGCCATCCACACGCGGGAGTTCGAGGCCGCCGCGGTGAAGCCGCTGGCCCGCGCGGGCCTGCTCGCCGCCGCCAAGACCATGGCCCTGACCACCTTCGACCTCCTCGCCGATCCCGCGCGCGTGCGCGCGGCAAAGGACGAGTTCGCGCGGAGCCGCTAG
- a CDS encoding M20 family metallopeptidase, protein MAPNPALESAKTRVVEAVDRLAGELEALSLEIHANPELCFKEEKASAWLGQFLGKHGAQVEQGVGGLPTAFRATIPGQGPGPTVAILAEYDALPGIGHACGHNIIATSGAGAGAALAAALKTLPFAGRIQVIGTPAEEGGAGKVRLMEAGVFKDVDAAMMIHGRPGTQVWRPSLGIIKVKVEFQGRAAHASSWPWRGVNALNAMIQLFVSLDQMRQQVKPDARIHGVITKGGEQANIIPEHTAAEFYLRAPTRDYCKELLRRFQAVADGAALATGCTATVSPDPIIHDPLKPNVTMAALFKQNLERIDFPEDPDDGQAGYGSTDCGNVSQALPTIHPYIRISPDGIPGHSREFAEWAKSPLAHTGMVAAAKTLALTALDLLADPAELEKAKQEFAKTAG, encoded by the coding sequence ATGGCCCCGAACCCGGCGCTGGAGAGCGCCAAGACCCGGGTCGTCGAGGCGGTGGACCGGCTGGCGGGAGAGCTCGAGGCGCTGAGCCTCGAGATCCACGCCAACCCGGAGCTCTGCTTCAAGGAGGAAAAGGCCTCGGCCTGGCTGGGCCAGTTCCTCGGCAAGCACGGGGCCCAAGTCGAGCAGGGCGTGGGGGGGCTGCCCACGGCGTTCCGCGCGACGATTCCCGGCCAGGGCCCCGGTCCCACCGTGGCGATCCTCGCCGAATACGACGCGCTGCCCGGCATCGGGCACGCGTGCGGTCACAACATCATCGCGACGTCGGGCGCGGGCGCGGGAGCGGCGCTGGCCGCCGCGCTCAAGACCCTGCCCTTCGCGGGCCGGATCCAGGTGATCGGCACGCCCGCCGAGGAGGGCGGGGCGGGCAAGGTGCGGCTCATGGAGGCGGGCGTCTTCAAGGACGTGGACGCCGCCATGATGATCCACGGGCGGCCCGGCACCCAGGTGTGGCGGCCCTCGCTGGGGATCATCAAGGTGAAGGTCGAGTTCCAGGGACGCGCCGCGCACGCGTCCTCCTGGCCGTGGCGGGGCGTCAACGCTCTCAACGCCATGATTCAGCTCTTCGTCTCGCTGGATCAGATGCGTCAGCAGGTGAAGCCGGACGCGCGGATCCACGGCGTCATCACCAAGGGCGGCGAGCAAGCCAACATCATTCCCGAGCACACGGCGGCGGAGTTCTACCTCCGCGCGCCCACGCGCGACTACTGCAAGGAGCTGCTGCGCCGCTTCCAGGCCGTCGCCGACGGCGCCGCGCTGGCCACCGGCTGCACCGCCACGGTGTCGCCGGACCCCATCATCCACGACCCGCTCAAGCCGAACGTCACGATGGCCGCGCTCTTCAAGCAAAACCTCGAGCGCATCGACTTCCCCGAGGATCCGGACGATGGACAGGCCGGCTACGGCTCGACCGATTGCGGCAACGTGAGCCAGGCGCTGCCGACCATCCATCCCTACATCCGCATCAGCCCCGATGGCATCCCCGGCCATTCGCGCGAGTTCGCGGAGTGGGCGAAGTCGCCGCTCGCGCACACGGGCATGGTGGCGGCGGCCAAGACGCTCGCCCTCACCGCCCTCGACCTCCTCGCCGACCCCGCCGAGCTGGAGAAGGCCAAGCAAGAGTTCGCGAAGACGGCGGGCTAG
- a CDS encoding DinB family protein: MTEREEQIRLREYLRDKGEALPLAQVRARVAAGFDAMEALLAPVSAEHAADRPGPGEWSIHEVVDHLLLTHAPSLGELRDLLADRRPAGPPIPAGLQSADPFATPWGELRAALVGAHAEILCALDGARDAPTGARAPVIAVINVREADGRQAPLHWMEEIAWKAYAVFAFRLHTLDHITQVKQILTAARARRG; this comes from the coding sequence ATGACGGAGCGTGAGGAGCAGATCCGGCTGCGCGAGTACCTGCGCGACAAGGGCGAAGCCCTGCCGCTGGCCCAGGTCCGGGCACGGGTCGCGGCGGGCTTCGACGCCATGGAAGCGCTCTTGGCTCCGGTGTCCGCGGAGCACGCGGCGGACCGGCCCGGGCCCGGGGAGTGGTCCATTCACGAGGTCGTGGACCATCTCCTGCTGACGCACGCGCCGAGCCTCGGCGAGCTGCGCGACCTCCTTGCGGACCGGCGCCCGGCCGGCCCGCCCATCCCGGCTGGCCTACAGTCCGCCGATCCCTTCGCGACGCCCTGGGGCGAACTCCGGGCGGCGCTCGTGGGCGCCCACGCTGAGATCCTCTGCGCGCTCGACGGAGCGCGGGATGCGCCCACCGGGGCGCGCGCGCCGGTGATCGCGGTCATCAACGTGCGCGAGGCGGACGGGCGGCAGGCGCCGCTCCACTGGATGGAGGAGATCGCCTGGAAGGCCTACGCGGTGTTCGCCTTCCGCCTGCACACGCTCGATCACATCACCCAGGTGAAACAGATCCTGACCGCCGCGCGCGCCCGGCGGGGCTAG
- a CDS encoding TetR/AcrR family transcriptional regulator, translating to MSPRVGVAPLRRAAIVRATIHCLATKGYAGLTMKRVAREARLSQGVLHYYFKDKRAILAAAALRVSADLDRRVAAEARGARGARGRLRALVRACLEVAARDREFWTVFIELWGESLHDRALAAVNARTYARSRRLIAAGIRQGVLEGRLRRLAPDGAAAVVLAVLDGLSLQHTFDRRALPRATAERLCEDVLWTYLRRREGRR from the coding sequence ATGAGCCCCAGGGTCGGCGTGGCTCCCCTCCGGCGCGCGGCGATCGTTCGCGCCACCATTCACTGCCTGGCCACCAAGGGCTATGCGGGCCTCACCATGAAGCGGGTGGCCCGCGAGGCCCGCTTGAGCCAGGGCGTTCTCCACTACTACTTCAAGGACAAGCGGGCCATCCTCGCCGCCGCCGCGCTGCGCGTGAGCGCCGATCTCGATCGCCGCGTCGCCGCCGAGGCGCGAGGCGCCCGGGGGGCCCGGGGCCGCCTGCGCGCGCTCGTCCGCGCCTGCCTGGAGGTGGCCGCGCGCGACCGCGAGTTCTGGACGGTGTTCATCGAGCTGTGGGGCGAGAGCCTGCACGACCGCGCGCTCGCCGCCGTGAACGCGCGCACCTACGCGCGCTCCCGCCGCCTGATCGCCGCGGGGATCCGGCAGGGGGTGCTCGAGGGCCGGCTTCGCCGTCTGGCGCCCGACGGCGCGGCGGCGGTGGTGCTGGCCGTGCTCGACGGACTGTCCCTGCAGCACACCTTCGACCGGCGGGCGCTGCCGCGCGCCACCGCCGAGCGCCTGTGCGAGGACGTGCTGTGGACCTATCTGCGACGACGGGAAGGACGCCGATGA